In a single window of the Platichthys flesus chromosome 5, fPlaFle2.1, whole genome shotgun sequence genome:
- the LOC133953666 gene encoding ribosomal protein S6 kinase beta-2-like isoform X2, with translation MLYTEMAGVFDIDLETEDISDAEDDVCDFPVPEPENGQIEEVELTSESVNRDSERVGPDCFELLTVLGKGAYGKVFQVRKVQGAQIGKIFAMKVLKKAKIVCNAKDTAHTRAEREILETVRHPFLVDLLYAFQTGGKLYLILECLSGGELFMQLEKEGIFMEDTACFYLGEITLAIGHLHSHGIIYRDLKPENIMLNHEGHIKLTDFGLCKESIHEGSVTHTFCGTIEYMAPEILTRLGHNRAVDWWSLGALMYDMMTGSPPFTAENRKKTIDKILKCKLNLPPYLTIDARDLIKKLLKKNPAQRLCSKNSDCADIQKHPFFRHINWDDLLNKRVEPPYKPQLHSDEDVSQFDVRFTRQTPVDSPDDTSLGHSAELAFAGFTYVAPSVLESLKEGFSFEPRTRAVRRHNSSPRTPISPLKFSSAGPFKSGTHGEPEPFSPTSPPSAPVSMSLENGGASQPIRTPARNKKQKGHRR, from the exons GATGATGTCTGTGACTTCCCCGTGCCAGAACCAGAGAA TGGTCAGATAGAGGAGGTGGAACTGACCAGTGAGAGCGTCAACAGGGACAGTGAGAGAGTTGGGCCTGACTGCTTTGAGCTTCTTACTGTGCTGGGAAAAGGAGCCTATGGCAag GTTTTCCAGGTGAGAAAGGTTCAAGGAGCCCAGATCGGGAAGATATTTGCCATGAAGGTGCTGAAAAAG GCTAAGATAGTGTGTAATGCTAAAGACACTGCTCACACACGAGCAGAGCGGGAGATCCTGGAGACGGTGAGACACCCGTTCCTCGTGGATCTGCTCTACGCCTTCCAGACCGGGGGAAAACTCTACCTCATACTCGAGTGTCTAAGTG GGGGGGAACTGTTCATGCAGTTGGAGAAGGAAGGTATCTTCATGGAAGACACTGCATG tttctATCTAGGAGAGATCACATTGGCCATAGGTCACCTCCACTCGCATGGGATCATTTACAGAGACCtcaaacctgaaaacatcaTGCTTAATCACGAAG GTCACATCAAGCTAACTGACTTTGGCCTCTGTAAGGAATCGATTCACGAAGGATCGGTCACACACACCTTTTGTGGCACCATAGAATACAT GGCTCCAGAGATCCTGACCAGGTTGGGTCACAACAGAGCAGTAGACTGGTGGAGCCTGGGGGCCCTGATGTATGATATGATGACTGGATCT CCTCCATTCACAGctgaaaacaggaagaagacCATTGATAAGATCTTGAAGTGTAAACTCAACCTACCCCCATACCTGACCATTGATGCCAGGGACCTCATTAAGAAG CTGTTGAAGAAGAATCCAGCCCAGAGACTTTGTTCAAAAAATTCAGACTGTGCTGATATCCAG AAACATCCTTTCTTCAGGCACATTAACTGGGATGATCTTCTTAACAAGAGAGTGGAGCCGCCTTACAAGCCCCAGCTG CACTCGGATGAGGATGTGAGCCAGTTTGACGTCAGGTTCACCAGACAGACACCAGTGGACAGTCCTGACGACACCTCCCTCGGCCACAGTGCAGAGCTTGCCTTCGCT GGTTTCACCTACGTGGCTCCATCGGTCCTAGAGAGTCTAAAAGAAGGCTTCTCATTTGAACCCCGAACACGAGCTGTCCGCCGACACAACAGCAGCCCACGCACACCCATCAG TCCCCTGAAGTTTTCTTCTGCCGGGCCCTTCAAGTCGGGCACTCATGGAGAGCCGGAGCCCTTCTCTCCCACTTCTCCGCCGTCAGCACCGGTTTCCATGTCACTGGAAAACGGAGGTGccagtcagccaatcaggaccCCTGCGAGGAACAAGAAGCAGAAGGGACATCGGAGATGA
- the LOC133953666 gene encoding ribosomal protein S6 kinase beta-2-like isoform X1, whose protein sequence is MKSSFVSVKLSDYRLRRGSTACKSVNRMAGVFDIDLETEDISDAEDDVCDFPVPEPENGQIEEVELTSESVNRDSERVGPDCFELLTVLGKGAYGKVFQVRKVQGAQIGKIFAMKVLKKAKIVCNAKDTAHTRAEREILETVRHPFLVDLLYAFQTGGKLYLILECLSGGELFMQLEKEGIFMEDTACFYLGEITLAIGHLHSHGIIYRDLKPENIMLNHEGHIKLTDFGLCKESIHEGSVTHTFCGTIEYMAPEILTRLGHNRAVDWWSLGALMYDMMTGSPPFTAENRKKTIDKILKCKLNLPPYLTIDARDLIKKLLKKNPAQRLCSKNSDCADIQKHPFFRHINWDDLLNKRVEPPYKPQLHSDEDVSQFDVRFTRQTPVDSPDDTSLGHSAELAFAGFTYVAPSVLESLKEGFSFEPRTRAVRRHNSSPRTPISPLKFSSAGPFKSGTHGEPEPFSPTSPPSAPVSMSLENGGASQPIRTPARNKKQKGHRR, encoded by the exons GATGATGTCTGTGACTTCCCCGTGCCAGAACCAGAGAA TGGTCAGATAGAGGAGGTGGAACTGACCAGTGAGAGCGTCAACAGGGACAGTGAGAGAGTTGGGCCTGACTGCTTTGAGCTTCTTACTGTGCTGGGAAAAGGAGCCTATGGCAag GTTTTCCAGGTGAGAAAGGTTCAAGGAGCCCAGATCGGGAAGATATTTGCCATGAAGGTGCTGAAAAAG GCTAAGATAGTGTGTAATGCTAAAGACACTGCTCACACACGAGCAGAGCGGGAGATCCTGGAGACGGTGAGACACCCGTTCCTCGTGGATCTGCTCTACGCCTTCCAGACCGGGGGAAAACTCTACCTCATACTCGAGTGTCTAAGTG GGGGGGAACTGTTCATGCAGTTGGAGAAGGAAGGTATCTTCATGGAAGACACTGCATG tttctATCTAGGAGAGATCACATTGGCCATAGGTCACCTCCACTCGCATGGGATCATTTACAGAGACCtcaaacctgaaaacatcaTGCTTAATCACGAAG GTCACATCAAGCTAACTGACTTTGGCCTCTGTAAGGAATCGATTCACGAAGGATCGGTCACACACACCTTTTGTGGCACCATAGAATACAT GGCTCCAGAGATCCTGACCAGGTTGGGTCACAACAGAGCAGTAGACTGGTGGAGCCTGGGGGCCCTGATGTATGATATGATGACTGGATCT CCTCCATTCACAGctgaaaacaggaagaagacCATTGATAAGATCTTGAAGTGTAAACTCAACCTACCCCCATACCTGACCATTGATGCCAGGGACCTCATTAAGAAG CTGTTGAAGAAGAATCCAGCCCAGAGACTTTGTTCAAAAAATTCAGACTGTGCTGATATCCAG AAACATCCTTTCTTCAGGCACATTAACTGGGATGATCTTCTTAACAAGAGAGTGGAGCCGCCTTACAAGCCCCAGCTG CACTCGGATGAGGATGTGAGCCAGTTTGACGTCAGGTTCACCAGACAGACACCAGTGGACAGTCCTGACGACACCTCCCTCGGCCACAGTGCAGAGCTTGCCTTCGCT GGTTTCACCTACGTGGCTCCATCGGTCCTAGAGAGTCTAAAAGAAGGCTTCTCATTTGAACCCCGAACACGAGCTGTCCGCCGACACAACAGCAGCCCACGCACACCCATCAG TCCCCTGAAGTTTTCTTCTGCCGGGCCCTTCAAGTCGGGCACTCATGGAGAGCCGGAGCCCTTCTCTCCCACTTCTCCGCCGTCAGCACCGGTTTCCATGTCACTGGAAAACGGAGGTGccagtcagccaatcaggaccCCTGCGAGGAACAAGAAGCAGAAGGGACATCGGAGATGA
- the LOC133953666 gene encoding ribosomal protein S6 kinase beta-2-like isoform X3: MMAGVFDIDLETEDISDAEDDVCDFPVPEPENGQIEEVELTSESVNRDSERVGPDCFELLTVLGKGAYGKVFQVRKVQGAQIGKIFAMKVLKKAKIVCNAKDTAHTRAEREILETVRHPFLVDLLYAFQTGGKLYLILECLSGGELFMQLEKEGIFMEDTACFYLGEITLAIGHLHSHGIIYRDLKPENIMLNHEGHIKLTDFGLCKESIHEGSVTHTFCGTIEYMAPEILTRLGHNRAVDWWSLGALMYDMMTGSPPFTAENRKKTIDKILKCKLNLPPYLTIDARDLIKKLLKKNPAQRLCSKNSDCADIQKHPFFRHINWDDLLNKRVEPPYKPQLHSDEDVSQFDVRFTRQTPVDSPDDTSLGHSAELAFAGFTYVAPSVLESLKEGFSFEPRTRAVRRHNSSPRTPISPLKFSSAGPFKSGTHGEPEPFSPTSPPSAPVSMSLENGGASQPIRTPARNKKQKGHRR, encoded by the exons GATGATGTCTGTGACTTCCCCGTGCCAGAACCAGAGAA TGGTCAGATAGAGGAGGTGGAACTGACCAGTGAGAGCGTCAACAGGGACAGTGAGAGAGTTGGGCCTGACTGCTTTGAGCTTCTTACTGTGCTGGGAAAAGGAGCCTATGGCAag GTTTTCCAGGTGAGAAAGGTTCAAGGAGCCCAGATCGGGAAGATATTTGCCATGAAGGTGCTGAAAAAG GCTAAGATAGTGTGTAATGCTAAAGACACTGCTCACACACGAGCAGAGCGGGAGATCCTGGAGACGGTGAGACACCCGTTCCTCGTGGATCTGCTCTACGCCTTCCAGACCGGGGGAAAACTCTACCTCATACTCGAGTGTCTAAGTG GGGGGGAACTGTTCATGCAGTTGGAGAAGGAAGGTATCTTCATGGAAGACACTGCATG tttctATCTAGGAGAGATCACATTGGCCATAGGTCACCTCCACTCGCATGGGATCATTTACAGAGACCtcaaacctgaaaacatcaTGCTTAATCACGAAG GTCACATCAAGCTAACTGACTTTGGCCTCTGTAAGGAATCGATTCACGAAGGATCGGTCACACACACCTTTTGTGGCACCATAGAATACAT GGCTCCAGAGATCCTGACCAGGTTGGGTCACAACAGAGCAGTAGACTGGTGGAGCCTGGGGGCCCTGATGTATGATATGATGACTGGATCT CCTCCATTCACAGctgaaaacaggaagaagacCATTGATAAGATCTTGAAGTGTAAACTCAACCTACCCCCATACCTGACCATTGATGCCAGGGACCTCATTAAGAAG CTGTTGAAGAAGAATCCAGCCCAGAGACTTTGTTCAAAAAATTCAGACTGTGCTGATATCCAG AAACATCCTTTCTTCAGGCACATTAACTGGGATGATCTTCTTAACAAGAGAGTGGAGCCGCCTTACAAGCCCCAGCTG CACTCGGATGAGGATGTGAGCCAGTTTGACGTCAGGTTCACCAGACAGACACCAGTGGACAGTCCTGACGACACCTCCCTCGGCCACAGTGCAGAGCTTGCCTTCGCT GGTTTCACCTACGTGGCTCCATCGGTCCTAGAGAGTCTAAAAGAAGGCTTCTCATTTGAACCCCGAACACGAGCTGTCCGCCGACACAACAGCAGCCCACGCACACCCATCAG TCCCCTGAAGTTTTCTTCTGCCGGGCCCTTCAAGTCGGGCACTCATGGAGAGCCGGAGCCCTTCTCTCCCACTTCTCCGCCGTCAGCACCGGTTTCCATGTCACTGGAAAACGGAGGTGccagtcagccaatcaggaccCCTGCGAGGAACAAGAAGCAGAAGGGACATCGGAGATGA